A window of the Egibacter rhizosphaerae genome harbors these coding sequences:
- a CDS encoding (2Fe-2S)-binding protein, with protein sequence MSEPTVDVTLMVNGAPHEVTLPPRRLLSDALRHDLGLTGTHVGCEHGVCGCCTVLLDGEPVRSCLTFAVAARGAAITTVEGLNPADGSLHPVQQAFADCHGLQCGFCTPGFLMTTCGLLAENPDPDEDEVREGIAGNLCRCTGYQNIVAAVHRAAELVSEAEEPVPAVDRPVRSAGLRADPGKAEGSGR encoded by the coding sequence ATGAGCGAGCCAACGGTCGACGTGACGCTGATGGTCAACGGAGCGCCACACGAGGTCACGCTGCCCCCGCGTCGGCTGCTGTCCGACGCCCTGCGCCACGATCTCGGACTGACCGGCACCCACGTGGGGTGCGAGCACGGCGTGTGCGGCTGCTGCACCGTGCTGCTCGACGGGGAGCCGGTCCGCAGCTGCCTCACCTTCGCGGTCGCGGCCCGTGGCGCGGCGATCACGACCGTCGAGGGCCTCAACCCCGCCGACGGCTCGCTGCACCCGGTGCAGCAGGCGTTCGCGGACTGCCACGGACTGCAGTGCGGTTTCTGCACGCCGGGGTTCCTGATGACGACGTGCGGGCTGCTGGCCGAGAATCCCGACCCGGACGAGGACGAGGTTCGCGAGGGGATCGCGGGCAACCTCTGTCGGTGCACGGGCTACCAGAACATCGTCGCAGCCGTGCACCGCGCCGCGGAGCTCGTGTCGGAGGCGGAGGAGCCGGTCCCGGCGGTGGACCGGCCGGTGCGTTCGGCGGGCCTACGTGCGGACCCCGGCAAGGCGGAGGGGAGCGGCCGATGA
- the cutA gene encoding aerobic carbon-monoxide dehydrogenase large subunit, whose protein sequence is MTTKLFGEKVARSEDPRLLRGEGRYVDDLGQNALGVAFVRSPHAHARITDIDVTDALDVDGLVAIYTYEDLPEKMAKPLPVLIPHPALRAPRTAYALANGEVNHVGEAIAMVVATDRYVAEDAAERIRVSYDFLDPIVDLEEAARGETAVHDEIPDNVAAHLVQEVGDAPAAIDGAPHTLEFRLDIERSASMPLEGRGVYARWDADDQRLRAYSSTQTSTSVRAAVANALELADAQVEVIAPDVGGGFGVKIVHPFPEELLVPWAAKTLGREVKWVEDRREHFVSSAHERGQVHHVRVGFDEDGRILGLDVEFLHDNGAYTPYGIIVPIITSTQLPGPYKLGAYRVEFTSVYTNTVMVTPYRGAGRPQGVFTMERTIDKIATRLGKDRAEVRFANFIQPDEMPYDLGLMFQDGKPAIYDSGDFPASLQKLLDLVDYEHLSKEAPDGRRIGVGLAGYVEGTAVGPYEGGHVHVETNGRVMVSTGLTSQGQGHQTVFAQIVASELGVPFEDVHVTTGDTRRFGYAVGTFASRAAVMSGNAIALATRKVREKALRIAADALEANPDDLEIVDGVVQVKGSPEAQIELKHVAVLSNPLRYSFSEEAQAATQFTLKGDGGPPVAEGDEPGLEGKDYYSPTQSTFANGFHACVVAVDPETGDVEILRYGVVHDCGYLINPTIVEGQIHGGVAQGVAGALFERMAYDEYGQLQNASFMDFLMPYATEVPQRIEIDHLETPTPLNPLGIKGAGEAGVIPGAAVLAAAIEDAIGVEVDRMPLSPPEIWELSRTGAAADGQGTAPTASDEGVPR, encoded by the coding sequence ATGACGACGAAGCTGTTCGGCGAGAAGGTCGCGCGGAGCGAGGATCCGCGGCTGCTCCGCGGCGAGGGGCGTTACGTCGACGACCTCGGCCAGAACGCCCTCGGCGTCGCGTTCGTCCGCAGCCCCCACGCCCACGCGCGGATCACCGACATCGACGTGACCGATGCGCTCGACGTCGACGGGCTGGTGGCGATCTACACCTACGAGGACTTGCCCGAGAAGATGGCCAAGCCCTTGCCGGTGCTGATCCCGCATCCCGCGTTGCGGGCGCCGCGGACCGCGTACGCGCTCGCCAACGGCGAGGTGAACCACGTCGGGGAGGCGATCGCCATGGTCGTCGCGACCGACCGGTACGTGGCCGAGGACGCCGCCGAGCGCATCCGGGTCTCGTACGACTTCCTCGACCCGATCGTCGACCTCGAGGAGGCCGCGCGCGGGGAGACCGCCGTCCACGACGAGATCCCCGACAACGTCGCCGCGCACCTCGTACAGGAGGTCGGCGACGCGCCGGCCGCGATCGACGGGGCGCCGCACACCCTGGAGTTCCGTCTCGACATCGAGCGCAGCGCGTCCATGCCGCTCGAGGGCCGGGGGGTCTACGCGCGCTGGGACGCCGACGACCAACGCCTGCGCGCCTACTCCTCGACGCAGACGTCCACGAGCGTGCGGGCCGCGGTCGCGAACGCGCTCGAGCTCGCGGACGCGCAGGTCGAGGTGATCGCGCCGGACGTCGGCGGCGGCTTCGGGGTCAAGATCGTCCATCCGTTCCCCGAGGAGCTGCTGGTGCCGTGGGCGGCGAAGACCCTCGGGCGGGAGGTGAAGTGGGTCGAGGACCGCCGGGAGCACTTCGTGTCGAGCGCGCACGAGCGCGGCCAGGTGCACCACGTACGGGTGGGCTTCGACGAGGACGGGCGCATCCTGGGGCTCGACGTCGAGTTCCTGCACGACAACGGGGCCTACACGCCCTACGGGATCATCGTCCCGATCATCACCTCGACCCAGCTGCCGGGGCCCTACAAGCTCGGCGCCTACCGGGTCGAGTTCACGAGCGTCTACACGAACACCGTGATGGTCACCCCGTACCGCGGTGCCGGCCGTCCGCAGGGCGTGTTCACGATGGAGCGCACGATCGACAAGATCGCCACCCGCCTCGGCAAGGACCGTGCCGAGGTCCGGTTCGCCAACTTCATCCAGCCCGACGAGATGCCCTACGACCTCGGGCTGATGTTCCAGGACGGCAAGCCGGCGATCTACGACTCGGGCGACTTCCCCGCGAGCCTGCAGAAGCTGCTGGACCTCGTGGACTACGAGCACCTGTCGAAGGAGGCGCCCGACGGCCGCCGCATCGGCGTCGGCCTCGCCGGCTACGTCGAGGGCACGGCCGTGGGCCCGTACGAGGGCGGGCACGTGCACGTCGAGACCAACGGCCGGGTGATGGTCTCGACCGGGCTCACGAGCCAGGGACAGGGCCACCAGACGGTCTTCGCCCAGATCGTCGCCAGCGAGCTCGGCGTGCCGTTCGAGGACGTGCACGTCACCACCGGCGACACGCGCCGGTTCGGCTACGCGGTGGGCACGTTCGCCTCCCGCGCGGCGGTGATGAGCGGCAACGCGATCGCACTGGCCACGCGCAAGGTGCGTGAGAAGGCGTTGCGGATCGCCGCCGACGCGCTCGAGGCGAATCCCGACGATCTCGAGATCGTCGACGGCGTGGTGCAGGTGAAGGGGAGCCCCGAGGCGCAGATCGAGCTGAAACACGTCGCGGTGTTGTCCAACCCGCTGCGCTACTCCTTCAGCGAGGAGGCCCAGGCCGCGACGCAGTTCACGCTGAAAGGCGACGGAGGCCCTCCGGTCGCGGAGGGAGACGAGCCCGGGTTGGAGGGCAAGGACTACTACAGTCCGACGCAGTCGACGTTCGCGAACGGGTTCCATGCGTGCGTCGTCGCCGTGGATCCCGAGACCGGCGACGTTGAGATCCTGCGGTACGGCGTGGTGCACGACTGCGGGTACCTGATCAACCCGACGATCGTGGAGGGACAGATCCACGGCGGGGTCGCGCAGGGGGTCGCGGGGGCGCTCTTCGAGCGGATGGCCTACGACGAGTACGGCCAGCTGCAGAACGCGTCGTTCATGGACTTCCTCATGCCCTACGCGACCGAGGTGCCGCAGCGCATCGAGATCGACCACCTGGAGACCCCGACGCCCCTGAACCCGCTCGGGATCAAGGGCGCCGGCGAGGCCGGGGTGATCCCGGGCGCGGCGGTGCTCGCCGCGGCGATCGAGGACGCCATCGGCGTGGAGGTCGACCGGATGCCGCTCTCGCCCCCCGAGATCTGGGAGTTGTCACGCACCGGCGCGGCGGCGGACGGACAGGGCACCGCGCCGACCGCCTCCGACGAGGGAGTCCCCCGATGA
- a CDS encoding FAD binding domain-containing protein, translating to MKPPPFEYHAPDTVAEAVRRLGEGGKVLAGGQSLIPLLNMRLTAPRALVDVTGIEELRAVEVSSDTVRVGAAVRHRDLERHREAGEANPLLPQALGYVAHEVIRNRGTVVGSLAHADPAGELTAVLALCDGVVELARAGDGGEVVTRRVSASDFFLGPLEADIAPGELVTHAEFAALPATTGSAFVERARRHGDYALCGIAATVDAPDGEVAAARIATISVHPTPLVLDVGDAAAGRSLEPATAPEAWSAAGERVAAACEPEADLHAPAEYRRHLASVLTARALAQASAHARDRVPAAA from the coding sequence ATGAAGCCTCCGCCGTTCGAATATCACGCGCCGGACACCGTGGCCGAGGCCGTGCGACGGCTCGGCGAGGGCGGGAAGGTGCTCGCCGGGGGGCAGAGCCTGATCCCCCTGCTGAACATGCGGCTCACGGCCCCGCGGGCCCTCGTCGACGTCACCGGCATCGAGGAGCTGCGCGCCGTGGAGGTGTCCTCGGACACGGTCCGGGTCGGCGCGGCGGTGCGCCACCGCGACCTCGAGCGCCATCGGGAGGCGGGGGAGGCCAACCCGCTGCTCCCGCAGGCCCTCGGCTACGTGGCCCACGAGGTGATCCGCAACCGCGGGACGGTCGTCGGCAGCCTGGCGCACGCGGACCCCGCCGGAGAGCTGACCGCCGTGTTGGCGCTGTGCGACGGCGTGGTCGAACTGGCCCGCGCGGGCGACGGCGGTGAGGTCGTGACCCGCCGGGTGTCGGCGTCGGACTTCTTCCTCGGGCCGCTCGAGGCCGACATCGCGCCCGGCGAGCTCGTGACACACGCGGAGTTCGCGGCGCTTCCGGCCACGACGGGGTCGGCGTTCGTGGAGCGCGCCCGCCGCCACGGGGACTACGCGCTCTGCGGAATCGCGGCGACCGTCGACGCCCCCGACGGTGAGGTCGCTGCCGCTCGGATCGCGACGATCAGCGTGCACCCCACGCCGCTGGTCCTCGACGTCGGCGATGCGGCCGCCGGCCGGTCGCTGGAACCAGCGACCGCGCCCGAGGCCTGGTCGGCGGCGGGGGAGCGGGTCGCTGCGGCCTGTGAGCCCGAGGCCGACCTGCACGCCCCGGCGGAGTACCGCCGGCACCTCGCCAGCGTGCTGACCGCGCGGGCGCTCGCGCAGGCCTCGGCGCACGCTCGCGATCGTGTGCCCGCGGCCGCGTAG
- a CDS encoding DUF1116 domain-containing protein yields MTRAHAPLGGLLDEAPAVATAGAERFDAALAGQGATSLRAQWRPPVDGTAEALATVAGDPRLSEANAQAVGRLLTSRPHLVGIETARDALDLDDRTLLHAGPPIDWAHASGPMRGAIIGALLYEGVADDPEAAERMAANGEIALEPAHHRGAVGPMAGIVAPSMPVFTLRDEEHGTVARCTLNEGLGKVLRYGAFGDEVTERLQWMERVLGPLLARTLERTGPIDVRALLAQALQMGDEGHNRHRAGTSLFLREFVSDLIEIDAPVADIAAVTRFINANDHFFLNVVMPAAKAATDSARGLAGSSMLVAMARNGTEFGVQLAGTGDTWFTAPASVPDGLYLGEYGPEDANPDIGDSTITESCGIGGFAMAAAPAIVRFVGGEVADALRFTRRMYEITLAESTAYQIPILGFRGTPTGIDATLVCRTGIVPAVNTGIAGKEPGTGQVGAGLVEPPLSCFADAVRELAARAESPVTDPLAGVGAAPGEAP; encoded by the coding sequence ATGACGCGCGCACACGCTCCGCTGGGTGGCCTGCTCGACGAAGCGCCGGCCGTCGCGACCGCCGGTGCCGAGCGGTTCGACGCGGCGCTCGCCGGCCAGGGCGCCACCAGCCTGCGGGCACAATGGCGCCCGCCGGTGGACGGCACCGCCGAGGCGCTGGCGACGGTCGCCGGAGATCCGCGCTTGAGCGAGGCGAACGCGCAGGCCGTGGGCCGGCTCCTCACGTCGCGGCCGCACCTGGTCGGTATCGAGACCGCACGGGATGCCCTCGACCTCGACGACCGGACGCTGCTGCACGCCGGACCCCCCATCGACTGGGCGCACGCGAGCGGGCCGATGCGCGGTGCGATCATCGGCGCGCTGCTCTACGAGGGCGTCGCGGACGATCCCGAGGCCGCCGAGCGCATGGCCGCCAACGGGGAGATCGCGCTGGAGCCCGCCCACCACCGCGGCGCGGTCGGTCCGATGGCCGGCATCGTCGCGCCCTCGATGCCGGTGTTCACCCTGCGCGACGAGGAGCACGGCACCGTCGCCCGCTGCACCCTCAACGAGGGCCTCGGCAAGGTCCTGCGCTACGGCGCGTTCGGGGACGAGGTGACCGAGCGGTTGCAGTGGATGGAGCGGGTGCTCGGGCCGCTGCTCGCGCGCACCCTCGAGCGCACCGGGCCGATCGATGTGCGCGCCCTCCTGGCGCAGGCGCTGCAGATGGGCGACGAGGGGCACAACCGGCACCGCGCCGGGACGAGCCTGTTCCTCCGCGAGTTCGTGAGCGATCTGATCGAGATCGACGCGCCCGTTGCGGACATCGCGGCCGTCACCCGGTTCATCAACGCGAACGACCACTTCTTCCTGAACGTGGTGATGCCCGCTGCCAAGGCCGCGACCGACAGCGCCCGCGGCCTGGCCGGGTCGTCGATGCTCGTGGCCATGGCCCGCAACGGGACCGAGTTCGGGGTGCAACTCGCCGGTACCGGTGACACGTGGTTCACCGCGCCGGCCAGCGTGCCCGACGGGCTCTACCTCGGGGAGTACGGGCCCGAGGACGCCAATCCCGACATCGGCGACTCCACGATCACCGAGAGCTGCGGGATCGGCGGGTTCGCGATGGCGGCCGCGCCGGCGATCGTGCGCTTCGTCGGCGGCGAGGTCGCGGACGCCCTGCGCTTCACCCGCCGCATGTACGAGATCACGCTCGCCGAGTCGACCGCATATCAGATCCCGATCCTCGGGTTCCGCGGGACCCCGACGGGCATCGACGCGACGTTGGTGTGCCGCACGGGCATCGTCCCCGCCGTCAACACGGGCATCGCCGGCAAGGAGCCCGGCACCGGCCAGGTCGGGGCAGGCCTCGTCGAGCCCCCACTGTCGTGCTTCGCCGACGCGGTGCGGGAACTGGCCGCGCGGGCCGAGAGCCCCGTGACCGACCCGCTCGCGGGTGTTGGCGCCGCGCCGGGGGAAGCCCCGTGA
- a CDS encoding SRPBCC family protein — translation MKVADTHTLNASRQQVWDALQDPNVLAATLPGCRELTAQGDGVYKITLDVGVASITGTYTGEVALADQVEPEAYTLKASGSGGPGTVDASARITLEEAGPGTTRLSYDADAIVGGTIAGVGQRVLIGVAKRNAQQFFEAVDRYLAGETLVEPAPTEAEAAPAAAGAPTEATGVQPGQVFRAPAKAGAAGGDPRWLLGAGVLGALIALAGVLVGRRLAR, via the coding sequence ATGAAGGTTGCCGACACGCACACGCTGAACGCGTCGCGCCAGCAGGTCTGGGACGCACTGCAGGACCCCAACGTGCTCGCGGCCACGCTGCCCGGCTGTCGGGAGCTGACCGCCCAGGGCGACGGCGTCTACAAGATCACCCTCGATGTCGGCGTGGCCTCGATTACCGGGACGTACACGGGCGAGGTCGCCCTGGCCGACCAGGTCGAGCCGGAGGCCTATACGCTGAAGGCCTCGGGTTCCGGCGGCCCCGGAACGGTCGACGCGTCGGCGCGGATCACGCTCGAGGAAGCGGGCCCCGGGACGACCCGCCTGTCCTACGACGCGGACGCGATCGTCGGCGGCACCATCGCCGGCGTCGGACAGCGGGTGCTCATCGGGGTGGCCAAGCGCAACGCCCAGCAGTTCTTCGAGGCCGTGGACCGCTACCTCGCCGGCGAGACGCTGGTCGAGCCCGCACCCACCGAGGCGGAGGCGGCGCCCGCCGCAGCGGGCGCGCCCACGGAGGCCACCGGTGTGCAGCCCGGTCAGGTCTTTCGCGCGCCGGCGAAGGCCGGTGCTGCCGGCGGCGACCCGCGCTGGCTGCTCGGGGCGGGCGTGCTCGGCGCGCTGATCGCGCTCGCCGGCGTGCTCGTGGGGCGGCGTCTGGCCCGCTGA
- a CDS encoding amidase translates to MDTGPEPAVPSAVAAADDVRTGRRTSEQLVRACLDVIEQREPRVRAWAHLDADHALEQARARDVEPARGPLHGVPVGVKDIIDTADLPTARGSSVWEGRQPDLDATCVQRLRAAGAVILGKTVTTEVALFHPGPTRNPHDVSRTPGGSSSGSAAAVAAGMVPLALGTQTAGSIVRPAAYCGVVGFKPTFDRVPTEGVLPVGPTLDTVGPIGLHVEDVACAGQVLGGDEASFIAADVPVRLGLARTPWWERVAPSARERLAEAFEALEHAEIATPHELPDSLGDLVEVQETVMAAEASRQLGALRRANASQFSETLGEYLDRGERIPAGRYEAALARADQVRQQELPAAFDGVDALLVPAVVNEPPKADSTGDPVLCRPWTLLGTPAVAVPGLAGEHGLPLGVQVVALPGDDRDALSAAALVARHLSDAG, encoded by the coding sequence ATGGACACAGGCCCCGAACCTGCCGTCCCTTCGGCGGTGGCCGCCGCTGACGACGTGCGCACGGGGCGTCGGACGTCCGAGCAGCTCGTGCGGGCATGCCTCGACGTGATTGAGCAACGCGAGCCTCGGGTGCGCGCCTGGGCCCACCTGGATGCGGACCACGCGCTGGAGCAGGCGCGGGCGCGCGATGTCGAGCCCGCCAGGGGCCCGTTGCACGGCGTGCCGGTCGGGGTGAAGGACATCATCGACACCGCCGACCTTCCGACGGCCCGCGGCAGCAGTGTGTGGGAGGGTCGGCAACCCGACCTGGACGCGACCTGTGTCCAGCGGTTGCGGGCCGCCGGGGCGGTGATTCTCGGCAAGACGGTCACGACCGAGGTGGCCCTCTTCCATCCCGGGCCGACCCGCAACCCCCATGACGTCAGCCGCACACCGGGCGGATCGTCGAGTGGGTCGGCGGCGGCCGTGGCGGCCGGCATGGTTCCGCTTGCCCTGGGCACCCAGACCGCTGGGTCCATCGTCCGCCCCGCGGCCTACTGCGGGGTGGTCGGCTTCAAGCCGACCTTCGACCGCGTGCCGACGGAGGGCGTGCTTCCGGTCGGACCGACGCTGGACACCGTTGGCCCGATCGGCCTTCACGTCGAGGATGTCGCCTGTGCCGGACAGGTTCTCGGGGGCGACGAGGCGAGCTTCATTGCGGCTGACGTTCCGGTGCGGCTGGGGCTCGCCCGAACGCCGTGGTGGGAGCGCGTGGCCCCGAGCGCTCGAGAGCGGTTGGCCGAGGCTTTCGAAGCGCTCGAGCACGCCGAGATCGCGACGCCGCACGAACTGCCCGACAGCCTCGGCGATCTCGTCGAGGTGCAGGAGACCGTCATGGCGGCGGAGGCCTCACGCCAGCTCGGCGCGCTGCGCCGGGCGAACGCGTCCCAGTTCTCGGAGACGCTCGGCGAGTACCTGGACCGCGGTGAGCGCATCCCGGCGGGACGCTACGAGGCCGCGCTCGCGCGGGCCGACCAGGTGCGCCAGCAGGAACTGCCTGCCGCGTTCGACGGCGTCGACGCGTTGCTCGTGCCGGCGGTGGTAAACGAGCCTCCGAAGGCCGACTCGACCGGCGATCCCGTGTTGTGCCGCCCGTGGACGTTGCTCGGCACCCCCGCGGTCGCCGTACCCGGTCTCGCGGGTGAGCACGGCCTCCCCCTCGGGGTGCAGGTCGTGGCCTTGCCGGGCGATGACCGCGATGCGCTGAGCGCCGCTGCCCTCGTCGCCCGTCATCTCTCGGACGCCGGCTGA
- a CDS encoding uracil-xanthine permease family protein: MAETTDRTLTAAYGVDELPPWRQAVPMGIQHVLVMFASNVTLPLLVASAIGATTGETTLLVQLAIFVAGVCTLLQTFGVGPVGARLPIVQGTSLGFTVVAIPLAEEYGLAAVFGGGLVAGLVQVLLGTCLRWLKPLFPPLVTGLVVLVIGLSLLPTGLEFAAGGADAPDFGAGQNFALAALVLVLMIALNRYGRGFVSAAAILLAIAVGYLVSVPFGLVEAQPIADAEWVAAPIPLAFGVSFPVAAIVGMAVMAVATTVETIGDIGGVTAAGEGREPTARELSGGVLADGVGTSFAALFSAMPNTSYSQNVGVVGLTGVVSRHVVSIGAVFLVVAGLVPKLGAVISEMPTPVLGGGFLAMAGMVAAAGIKLMTADAMTRRNMLIIAVALGLGIGLLNAPDAVAMAPETLRITLETGIVPAAVAAVLLNAILPHGERAAAPRGADTEERGGATRHTDESPE; encoded by the coding sequence ATGGCCGAAACCACCGACCGTACGTTGACCGCCGCCTACGGCGTCGACGAACTCCCACCGTGGCGCCAGGCCGTTCCCATGGGCATACAGCACGTGCTCGTGATGTTCGCGAGCAACGTGACGCTTCCGCTGCTGGTCGCAAGCGCGATCGGGGCGACGACCGGGGAGACCACACTGCTCGTGCAACTCGCCATCTTCGTGGCGGGTGTGTGCACGCTGCTGCAGACGTTCGGCGTCGGCCCCGTCGGCGCACGCCTGCCGATCGTGCAGGGCACGAGCCTGGGGTTCACCGTCGTCGCGATTCCGTTGGCCGAGGAGTACGGGTTGGCGGCCGTGTTCGGCGGCGGGCTCGTCGCCGGGCTCGTGCAGGTGCTGCTGGGCACTTGCCTGCGCTGGCTCAAGCCGCTCTTCCCACCCTTGGTCACCGGTCTGGTCGTGCTGGTCATCGGCCTCAGCCTGCTGCCGACCGGCCTCGAGTTCGCCGCGGGGGGCGCCGACGCCCCGGACTTCGGAGCCGGGCAGAACTTCGCGCTCGCCGCCCTCGTCCTCGTGCTGATGATCGCCCTGAACCGCTACGGCCGGGGCTTCGTCAGCGCAGCGGCGATCCTGCTCGCCATCGCGGTGGGCTACCTCGTCTCGGTGCCCTTCGGGCTCGTCGAGGCACAACCGATCGCCGACGCCGAGTGGGTTGCCGCACCGATCCCGCTCGCCTTCGGGGTCTCGTTCCCGGTGGCAGCGATCGTCGGCATGGCCGTCATGGCGGTGGCCACGACGGTGGAGACCATCGGGGACATCGGGGGCGTGACCGCCGCGGGCGAGGGACGCGAACCGACCGCTCGCGAACTGTCCGGGGGCGTCCTGGCCGACGGTGTCGGCACCTCGTTCGCCGCGCTGTTCAGCGCGATGCCGAATACGAGCTATAGCCAGAACGTCGGGGTCGTCGGCCTCACCGGCGTGGTGTCACGCCACGTCGTGTCAATCGGCGCGGTCTTCCTCGTCGTCGCGGGACTCGTCCCGAAGCTCGGGGCGGTCATCTCCGAGATGCCCACGCCGGTGCTCGGTGGTGGCTTCCTCGCGATGGCGGGCATGGTCGCGGCCGCCGGTATCAAGCTGATGACCGCGGACGCCATGACGCGGCGCAACATGCTGATCATCGCCGTGGCGCTCGGGCTCGGGATCGGGTTGCTCAACGCCCCCGACGCGGTGGCAATGGCCCCCGAGACACTGCGCATCACGCTCGAGACCGGGATCGTGCCGGCCGCCGTCGCCGCGGTGCTGCTGAACGCGATCCTTCCACACGGCGAACGGGCCGCCGCGCCCCGGGGTGCGGACACCGAGGAGCGCGGTGGAGCGACCCGGCACACGGACGAGTCCCCCGAGTAG